Proteins encoded together in one Lathyrus oleraceus cultivar Zhongwan6 chromosome 5, CAAS_Psat_ZW6_1.0, whole genome shotgun sequence window:
- the LOC127082217 gene encoding uncharacterized protein LOC127082217 — protein sequence MGMHLEKGVREGRLSIEEASTGKKYEGGFSKRKDGETNLVTVERRRKPYVKKSSRSQHHQMSSVIPNLVQPKIPPQMLEPMSWWYKPDQHCAYHQGALGHDIENCYPLKYEVQRLVRSGIVSFEDRAPNVKANLLPAHGNSNVNMVDGCPGEYKVYDVRYIRRSLVEVHKTLCQISECEHDHKGCIICSVNSHGCVIVKGDIQRLMDEVPYESDKVIPYKYDATMIKHGQEVPLPATTSVVRIVDVVKSSESNGLKSKDDNDEVLHLIKKSEFNFMEQLLQTPSKIFVLSLLMNSEAHREDLQKVLEQAYVEHDVTVDQFDHIVANITSCNNMSFFDEELPEEGRNHNLTLYISMNCKEDALSNVLVDTSSSLNVLPKSTLAKLSYKGAPMKYSGVIVKAFDGTVTSTLHQKLKFVKNEKLVIIGGDKEMLVSHLSYFMYAKVEEVVGTPFQALFVANMIQKTGASMFSLKYVQEIVQAGDTYN from the exons atggggatgcatTTAGAGAAAGGTGTCCGTGAGGGCAGATTGTCTATAGAGGAAGCGTCAACCGGTAAGAAGTACGAGGGTGGTTTCTCAAAGAGGAAGGATGGAGAAACTAATCTAGTGACTGTGGAGAGGCGAAGGAAGCCTTATGTGAAGAAGAGTTCTAGATCTCAACATCATCAAATGTCTTCTGTTATTCCA AATCTAGTTCAGCCAAAAATTCCTCCGCAGATGCTTGAACCTATGtcgtggtggtataagcctgatcagcattgtgcCTATCATCAAGGGGCACTaggccatgatattgagaactgttatccgtTGAAATATGAGGTTCAGAGGTTGGTAAGAAGTGGGAtagtgtcctttgaggaccgtgcgccaaatgttAAAGCCAATTTGTTACCCGCCCATGGTAACTCCAATGTaaatatggtggatggttgtcccGGTGAGTACAAAGTTTATGACGTCCGATatatccgaagatctttggtaGAGGTTCACAAGACTTTATGTCAGAttagtgaatgtgagcatgaTCATAAAGGTTGTATCATTTGTAGTGTCAATTCACATGGTTGCGTGATTGTGAAGGGGGATATTCAAAGGTTaatggatgaag tcccgtatgaATCTGATAAAGTTATCCCTTACAAGTATGATGCTACTATGATCAAACAtgggcaagaggttcctcttccagCAACTACTTCAGTAGTAAGAATTGTTGATGTTGTCAAG TCTAGTGAGTCCAATGGTTTGAAGAGTAAGGATGATAATGATGAAGTACTCCATctgataaagaagagtgagtttaacTTCATGGAGCAGCTACTCCAGACGCCCTCCAAGATTTTTGTTTTATCTCTattaatgaattctgaagcacaccGTGAGGATTTGCAAAAAGTACTTGAGCAAGCctatgttgaacatgatgttacggttgatcagtttgatcacatcgtTGCTAACATTACTTCGTGCAACAATATGAGTTTTTTTGATGAGGAGCTTCCAGAAGAaggtaggaatcataatctgaCTCTCTacatatctatgaactgtaaggaggacGCCTTATCCAACGTCTTGGTAGACACTAGTTCATCTTTGAACGTTCTACCCAAGTCTACCTTGGCTAAGCTATCTTATAAAGGAGCACCTATGAAATATAGTGGTGTGATTGTGAAGgcgtttgacg gtACTGTCACGTcaactctacaccaaaagctcaaatttgtcaagaatgaGAAGCTTGTTATTATTGGAGGTGATAAGGAAATGTTGGTGAGCCACTTATCATATTTCATGTATGCTAAAGTCGAGGAAGTtgttggaactccgttccaagctttgttTGTGGCTAATATGATTCAGAAGACTGGGGCATCCATGTTTTCTTTGAAATATGTGCAAGAGATTGTTCAGGCTGGTGACACATATAATTAG